A window of the Candidatus Methanoperedens sp. genome harbors these coding sequences:
- a CDS encoding type II toxin-antitoxin system VapC family toxin codes for MEKSLFDTNRLIDAYREKETLDGYTTILNLIEFPKAIEFNLRVMFPSKSDYHLALKISTELLKAGKPIPAVDSVIAAVVFNNKLKLVTKDKHFLFIKKVLQDFMVDVV; via the coding sequence GTGGAAAAGAGTCTCTTCGATACAAACAGATTGATCGATGCATACAGGGAAAAGGAAACGCTCGATGGCTATACTACCATACTGAATCTCATAGAGTTCCCAAAAGCGATAGAATTCAATCTTAGAGTTATGTTTCCTTCCAAATCTGATTACCATCTGGCTTTAAAAATATCAACTGAACTGCTAAAGGCTGGAAAACCAATACCTGCTGTGGATTCGGTGATTGCAGCAGTTGTTTTTAACAATAAATTAAAGCTGGTGACAAAAGATAAACATTTTCTTTTTATTAAAAAAGTCCTGCAAGATTTTATGGTTGATGTGGTATGA